One window of the Bacillus sp. 2205SS5-2 genome contains the following:
- the purH gene encoding bifunctional phosphoribosylaminoimidazolecarboxamide formyltransferase/IMP cyclohydrolase — MKRRALISVSDKSGIVEFARSLKELGFEIISTGGTKTVLMDSGIEVMGVDEVTDFPEILEGRVKTLHPHIHGGLLAKREDESHLQQLKEHGISPIDIVCVNLYPFQQTIAKPFVTEEEAIENIDIGGPTMLRSAAKNFKNVTVLVDSLDYNVVIEEMRDQGEVSRATRCKLAAKVFRHTAAYDTYIAEYMTKYSNEEQPEQMTFTFERKQSLRYGENPHQQATFYRSPLGSEFSIASARQHHGKELSYNNIHDADAALQIVKEFSEPAAVAVKHMNPCGVGVGENISEAFERAFEADSTSIFGGIVALNRAVDLETAKKLHEIFLEIVIAPAFTDEAQEILTGKKNIRLLTVSFDRKSNNEKMLTSVEGGLLVQNLDLFSLEDGDVKVATEREPTEEEWNALKLGWKVVKHVKSNAIVLCQDNMTVGVGAGQMNRVGAANIAVAQAGEKAKGSIMASDAFFPMDDTVEAAAKAGITAIIQPGGSIRDEDSIKKANEHGITMVMTGIRHFKH; from the coding sequence TTGAAAAGACGTGCATTAATAAGTGTTTCAGACAAAAGTGGCATCGTGGAGTTTGCTCGTTCCCTAAAAGAGCTTGGGTTTGAAATCATTTCGACCGGAGGGACAAAGACCGTTTTAATGGATAGTGGGATCGAGGTGATGGGGGTCGACGAGGTGACCGACTTCCCTGAAATTTTAGAAGGACGAGTGAAAACTCTTCATCCTCATATACATGGAGGGCTGTTAGCGAAGCGAGAGGATGAATCCCACCTCCAACAACTAAAGGAGCATGGTATTTCCCCTATTGATATTGTATGTGTCAATTTATATCCGTTTCAACAAACGATTGCGAAGCCTTTTGTAACAGAAGAAGAAGCGATTGAGAATATTGATATTGGTGGTCCGACCATGCTTCGTTCAGCGGCAAAGAATTTCAAAAATGTCACTGTTTTAGTAGATTCCTTGGATTATAATGTAGTCATTGAGGAGATGAGGGATCAGGGGGAAGTAAGCCGCGCGACACGTTGTAAGCTTGCTGCAAAAGTGTTCCGCCATACAGCAGCCTATGATACATATATTGCCGAGTATATGACCAAATATTCAAATGAAGAACAGCCAGAGCAGATGACGTTTACGTTTGAACGAAAGCAGTCACTAAGGTATGGAGAAAACCCACATCAACAAGCCACCTTCTATCGTTCTCCGCTTGGATCTGAGTTTTCAATTGCAAGCGCGCGACAGCATCACGGAAAAGAGCTCTCGTACAACAATATTCATGATGCAGATGCGGCTTTACAAATTGTGAAAGAATTTTCAGAGCCTGCAGCAGTTGCTGTGAAACATATGAATCCTTGTGGAGTGGGTGTAGGAGAAAATATTTCAGAAGCGTTTGAGAGAGCGTTTGAAGCAGATTCAACGTCTATTTTTGGTGGAATTGTTGCTTTGAATCGAGCAGTTGATCTAGAAACAGCGAAAAAGCTCCACGAAATCTTCTTAGAAATTGTCATTGCACCAGCTTTTACCGATGAGGCGCAAGAAATCTTAACCGGGAAGAAAAACATTCGACTTCTTACCGTTTCCTTTGATCGTAAATCTAATAATGAGAAAATGCTAACATCGGTTGAAGGAGGTCTTCTCGTTCAAAATCTTGATTTATTTTCTCTAGAAGATGGCGATGTAAAAGTAGCGACTGAACGTGAACCAACTGAGGAAGAATGGAATGCCCTTAAACTAGGGTGGAAAGTCGTTAAGCATGTAAAGTCAAATGCCATTGTGCTCTGTCAGGACAATATGACTGTTGGGGTGGGAGCTGGCCAAATGAACCGAGTGGGAGCAGCGAACATTGCCGTTGCCCAAGCAGGAGAAAAAGCCAAAGGATCCATCATGGCTTCAGATGCATTCTTCCCAATGGACGACACAGTAGAAGCAGCAGCAAAAGCAGGCATAACAGCCATCATCCAACCCGGAGGATCCATCCGGGACGAAGATTCCATCAAAAAAGCAAACGAACACGGAATCACGATGGTCATGACAGGAATAAGACACTTTAAACACTAA
- the purD gene encoding phosphoribosylamine--glycine ligase, translated as MNILVIGRGGREHAVCQKLSESESVNRVFCAPGSEAMRQAAQPVPIDEMNFSELVKFVRRENVDLTIVGPENPLLAGIVDYFQEQNLAIFGPTQAAAEIEGSKAFAKNLMKKYDIPTAQYETFTDLDKAKRYIEKQGLPIVIKADGLAAGKGVVIPTTLAEAFSTLEEMLVNQRFGEASSKVVIEEFLKGEEFSFMSLVNGEKVYPMAIAQDHKRAFDGDQGPNTGGMGAYSPVPHITDEVLKTALDRIVKPVAEALVKEKRLFSGVLYAGLILTEQGPKVIEFNARFGDPETQVVLPRLKNDLGSVFCSVLTEEDVTLEWEPQAVLGVVLASKGYPNEYATGIEVEGLRELSKETLVFHAGTKIEKDKILSNGGRVLLVGVKADSIQLAYTKVYKELMKLSIDPFFYRSDIGKRAITGDVSSFFEHTQIK; from the coding sequence ATGAATATACTAGTTATTGGCCGAGGTGGCAGGGAGCATGCCGTCTGCCAGAAACTTTCCGAAAGTGAAAGTGTCAACCGTGTATTTTGTGCCCCAGGTAGTGAGGCGATGAGGCAAGCTGCACAACCAGTTCCGATTGATGAAATGAATTTTTCTGAACTAGTGAAATTTGTGAGAAGAGAGAACGTGGACCTGACCATTGTCGGACCGGAGAATCCCTTACTTGCTGGGATTGTAGATTATTTTCAAGAGCAAAATTTAGCGATTTTTGGTCCTACTCAAGCAGCCGCAGAAATAGAAGGAAGCAAGGCATTTGCTAAGAATTTAATGAAGAAATATGATATCCCAACTGCTCAATACGAAACGTTTACAGATTTAGACAAAGCGAAACGATATATTGAGAAGCAAGGTTTACCCATCGTGATAAAAGCAGATGGCTTAGCAGCAGGAAAAGGCGTTGTGATTCCGACAACATTGGCCGAAGCATTCTCGACTCTTGAAGAAATGCTGGTGAATCAACGGTTTGGCGAAGCATCAAGCAAGGTTGTTATCGAGGAATTTCTAAAAGGAGAAGAATTCTCTTTTATGTCACTCGTTAACGGTGAAAAAGTATACCCGATGGCGATTGCCCAAGATCATAAACGCGCATTTGATGGTGATCAAGGTCCAAATACAGGTGGAATGGGGGCATATTCGCCTGTTCCCCATATAACGGATGAGGTATTAAAAACAGCATTAGATCGCATAGTGAAGCCTGTTGCTGAGGCGTTGGTAAAAGAAAAACGTTTATTTAGCGGCGTTTTATACGCAGGTCTTATATTGACAGAACAAGGTCCGAAGGTGATTGAGTTCAATGCTCGATTTGGTGACCCGGAAACACAAGTCGTTCTGCCACGCCTGAAAAATGATCTAGGTTCTGTTTTTTGCTCTGTACTAACAGAAGAGGATGTTACCCTAGAATGGGAGCCACAAGCTGTGCTAGGTGTAGTTCTCGCTTCAAAAGGGTATCCAAATGAGTATGCAACAGGCATAGAAGTGGAAGGTCTTCGTGAGTTGTCGAAAGAAACGCTAGTGTTTCATGCAGGAACAAAAATAGAAAAAGATAAAATCCTCTCAAATGGAGGGAGGGTTTTGTTAGTAGGGGTAAAAGCGGATAGCATTCAGCTAGCTTATACGAAGGTATATAAAGAATTAATGAAGCTATCAATAGATCCATTTTTTTATCGTAGTGATATTGGAAAACGAGCCATTACGGGCGACGTTTCTTCGTTTTTCGAACATACACAAATAAAATAG
- a CDS encoding EYxxD motif small membrane protein codes for MFLEYITDMTFVLAALIGGIVAILFVYVRKTKKRRP; via the coding sequence ATGTTCTTAGAGTACATAACCGATATGACATTTGTTTTGGCAGCCTTGATAGGTGGTATTGTCGCTATTTTATTTGTGTATGTTCGAAAAACGAAGAAACGTCGCCCGTAA
- a CDS encoding YgaP family membrane protein produces MKVSPNIGIINALIRITTGFTILAWSTAKLSKKPWRESYLLVAMVAGMKIGEGILRYCPLTALFEKSASTMEQKDVDIGEMIHAFSSKMSEGDKEESDKEDFPDLPYNPS; encoded by the coding sequence ATGAAAGTTTCTCCTAATATCGGGATCATTAACGCATTAATTCGAATCACGACTGGTTTTACCATTCTTGCCTGGTCGACCGCAAAATTGTCTAAAAAGCCATGGAGAGAGTCGTATCTCCTCGTTGCTATGGTCGCTGGGATGAAAATCGGAGAAGGTATATTACGATATTGTCCTCTGACAGCGCTGTTTGAGAAAAGTGCCTCCACGATGGAGCAGAAAGATGTTGATATCGGGGAGATGATTCATGCTTTTAGTAGTAAGATGTCCGAGGGGGATAAGGAAGAATCAGATAAAGAGGATTTTCCAGATCTTCCTTACAATCCTTCTTAA
- a CDS encoding adenine deaminase C-terminal domain-containing protein, with protein sequence MERHYRWKSKQIREHIEILQGKLSPTTILKNACYLHGSLKKWVQGNIWIYQDRIVYCGEAMPLMSEKSEVIECKDYFLVPGYIEPHVHPFQLYNPHSFANYASLSGTTTIINDNLMLSLLLGKKKAFSLLEELKQSPVSMYWWSRFDSQTELLEEEKVFSNEEVKGWLEHPDVLQGGELTAWPKLMAGDDMLLHWMQETKKLGKKMESHLPGASDATLAKMKLFGADGDHEAMTGEDVYKRLLHGYQVTLRHSSIRPDLPKLLKEILELDITSYDSFMLTSDGSTPSFYEQGVLDWLLKMTIDAGIPEIEAYQMVTYNVAKYYGIDHLHGMISTGKIANINFLESPSNPTPIAVMGKGKWIKHLNGETYKVPVPKWKEYLPPLTLPWDLTDEELQFSMPFGIEMVNDVITKPYTVSIDCAFESLSTDHDESFLLLLDRHGKWRISTLIKGFSHSVSGFASSFSNTGDIIVIGKSKNDMKKAFARMKAIGGGMVLVENGELVHEIPLILSGIMYDGEMSELIELESTLKEELSRRGYAFADPVYTLLFLSSTHLPYIRVTQKGLYDVMKKSVLFPSIMR encoded by the coding sequence TTGGAACGACACTATCGTTGGAAAAGCAAACAAATACGTGAACATATAGAGATTTTACAAGGGAAGCTATCGCCTACGACGATCCTGAAAAATGCTTGTTATCTCCATGGTAGCTTGAAAAAATGGGTTCAAGGGAATATTTGGATTTATCAAGATCGTATAGTTTATTGTGGTGAAGCGATGCCTCTCATGTCAGAGAAAAGTGAAGTTATCGAATGCAAGGACTACTTTCTTGTCCCAGGTTACATTGAACCGCATGTACACCCATTTCAGTTATATAATCCCCATTCTTTTGCGAACTATGCATCCTTATCCGGAACAACAACCATTATTAATGACAATTTAATGCTCTCTTTATTATTAGGTAAAAAGAAAGCGTTTTCTTTATTAGAAGAGTTGAAACAATCTCCGGTTTCAATGTACTGGTGGAGTCGTTTTGATTCACAAACGGAATTGTTAGAAGAAGAAAAAGTATTTTCAAATGAGGAAGTGAAAGGGTGGCTTGAGCATCCAGATGTATTACAAGGAGGAGAACTCACAGCTTGGCCGAAGCTAATGGCTGGCGATGATATGTTACTTCATTGGATGCAGGAAACGAAAAAGCTGGGGAAAAAGATGGAGAGCCATCTTCCAGGGGCGTCAGATGCAACATTAGCCAAAATGAAACTATTTGGAGCAGATGGCGATCATGAAGCTATGACTGGAGAAGACGTGTATAAACGATTATTGCATGGTTATCAAGTGACGCTACGCCATTCGTCGATTCGGCCAGACTTACCCAAGCTATTGAAAGAGATATTGGAATTGGATATTACTTCTTATGATAGCTTTATGCTCACAAGTGACGGATCTACACCGTCTTTTTACGAACAAGGGGTTTTAGATTGGCTTCTCAAAATGACGATTGATGCTGGGATTCCAGAAATAGAAGCTTATCAGATGGTAACATATAATGTGGCGAAATATTACGGAATCGACCATCTTCACGGAATGATTAGTACAGGTAAAATTGCGAATATCAACTTCTTAGAATCTCCTTCTAATCCTACTCCCATTGCCGTTATGGGAAAAGGGAAGTGGATAAAACACTTGAATGGTGAAACGTATAAGGTGCCTGTTCCAAAATGGAAGGAATATTTACCGCCATTAACTCTTCCATGGGATTTGACTGATGAAGAACTTCAATTTTCGATGCCTTTTGGAATTGAAATGGTGAATGATGTTATAACAAAACCGTATACGGTGTCGATTGACTGCGCGTTCGAGTCGCTATCGACTGATCATGATGAGAGCTTTTTATTGCTGTTAGATCGTCATGGAAAATGGCGAATTAGCACCTTAATAAAAGGATTTTCTCATTCTGTTAGCGGATTTGCCTCTTCATTTTCCAATACAGGAGATATAATCGTGATTGGGAAAAGTAAAAACGATATGAAAAAAGCATTTGCTAGAATGAAGGCGATCGGTGGAGGGATGGTTCTTGTTGAGAACGGCGAATTAGTTCATGAAATTCCCCTGATTTTGAGTGGTATAATGTATGATGGCGAAATGAGTGAGTTGATAGAGCTTGAAAGCACGTTGAAAGAGGAATTAAGCCGACGGGGTTATGCTTTTGCTGATCCGGTGTATACATTGTTGTTTTTGTCATCGACACATTTGCCCTATATTCGGGTAACCCAAAAGGGGCTTTACGATGTGATGAAAAAAAGTGTACTTTTTCCCTCAATCATGAGATAG
- a CDS encoding DUF3048 domain-containing protein, which translates to MRKKAAVFIGVIMFLTACGDNETTMPQEVGKVEEISEQNTSITKNDVEEKETVSYTYPLTGVKTETPSSNRAITVTVNNHPKARPQSGLSQADVIYELLAEGEITRLLAVYQSNYPTVVGPVRSARGYFIDIANSYQSIYIAHGYSPEAQEMLFGGEIDHLNGIQYDGSLFHRAESRVAPHNSYITFKNIMQGANKLGYNMEGAPASYAFFSNDEETKTGNVSSFTVNYYHNPSYTATYQYESGKYERSVKGEKTFDLESNSEVKLSNVLVVEVPHKIIDSVGRRELNLTGGGKALLFQNSQKLEVTWKYENGQIVPYNGEEQAKLVPGKTWISIIPTNPGISEMVSY; encoded by the coding sequence ATGCGGAAAAAAGCAGCGGTGTTTATAGGTGTGATCATGTTCCTAACTGCTTGTGGAGACAACGAGACAACCATGCCGCAAGAAGTAGGGAAAGTAGAAGAAATATCGGAACAAAACACCAGCATCACGAAGAATGATGTAGAAGAAAAGGAAACGGTAAGTTATACCTATCCTTTAACGGGAGTAAAAACAGAAACTCCATCATCAAATAGAGCCATAACAGTTACGGTTAATAATCATCCGAAAGCAAGGCCGCAATCTGGATTGTCTCAAGCAGATGTAATTTATGAATTGTTAGCAGAAGGGGAAATTACTAGATTATTAGCAGTATACCAAAGCAACTACCCTACTGTAGTTGGACCTGTACGGAGTGCACGCGGTTATTTTATTGATATTGCTAATAGTTATCAGAGCATCTATATTGCTCATGGATATTCGCCAGAAGCGCAAGAAATGTTATTCGGAGGCGAAATTGATCACCTTAACGGAATCCAGTATGATGGGTCTTTGTTTCATCGTGCAGAATCTCGTGTAGCCCCTCATAACTCATATATTACTTTTAAAAATATTATGCAGGGCGCAAATAAACTAGGCTACAATATGGAAGGTGCACCAGCAAGTTATGCGTTTTTTTCAAACGATGAGGAGACAAAAACGGGAAATGTTTCTTCTTTTACGGTAAACTATTATCACAATCCATCATATACTGCTACCTATCAATATGAATCTGGGAAGTATGAACGATCGGTTAAAGGAGAGAAGACCTTTGACCTTGAAAGCAATTCCGAGGTGAAATTAAGCAATGTATTAGTTGTTGAAGTGCCTCACAAGATCATAGATTCTGTAGGTAGACGCGAGTTAAACCTTACAGGAGGAGGAAAAGCCTTACTTTTTCAAAATAGCCAAAAACTAGAAGTTACATGGAAGTATGAAAATGGACAAATTGTACCGTATAATGGAGAAGAGCAAGCAAAACTAGTTCCAGGAAAAACATGGATATCCATTATTCCGACCAATCCGGGCATATCAGAAATGGTTTCTTATTAA
- a CDS encoding YerC/YecD family TrpR-related protein, whose protein sequence is MQIDKLRGKELDQLFLSILSLKNLEESYLFFDDLCTVNEIQSLAQRLEVARMLREGKTYHKIETETGASTATISRVKRCLNYGNDAYEMALDRIKKED, encoded by the coding sequence ATGCAAATTGATAAACTAAGAGGGAAAGAACTCGATCAATTATTTCTATCGATCTTATCTCTCAAAAACCTAGAGGAAAGCTATCTTTTCTTCGATGACCTATGTACTGTGAATGAAATACAATCATTAGCACAAAGGCTTGAAGTGGCACGTATGCTTCGAGAAGGCAAAACGTATCATAAAATAGAAACAGAGACAGGGGCAAGCACAGCCACTATTTCTCGTGTAAAGCGCTGTTTAAATTACGGTAATGATGCCTATGAAATGGCATTAGACCGCATTAAGAAAGAAGATTAA
- a CDS encoding heptaprenylglyceryl phosphate synthase, whose translation MYDVRMWRHVYKLDPNKPISDKNLEKICESGTDAILVGGTDGVTLDLVLDLMARIRRFTVPCILEVSNLESLTPGFDLYFIPTVLNSNSSQWLTGLHHEAVKEYGDIMNWDEILIEGYCILNSECKAALLTDANADIETEDVVAYARMAEKMFHLPIFYLEYSGQYGDSSLVKKVSSVLEETTLFYGGGIQSAEQAAEMAGVSDVVVVGNVIYDNLKEALKTVEAVKQTTR comes from the coding sequence ATGTATGATGTACGTATGTGGCGTCATGTATATAAATTAGATCCAAATAAACCGATTTCTGATAAGAACTTAGAAAAAATTTGTGAATCGGGAACAGATGCGATATTAGTGGGAGGAACAGACGGAGTTACTCTCGATCTTGTGCTAGATTTAATGGCAAGAATTCGTCGGTTCACCGTACCTTGTATATTAGAAGTATCTAACTTAGAATCACTAACACCAGGATTTGATTTGTATTTTATTCCGACTGTGCTAAATAGTAACAGTTCCCAATGGCTAACCGGCTTACATCATGAAGCGGTAAAAGAGTACGGTGATATCATGAACTGGGATGAAATCCTCATCGAGGGCTACTGTATCTTAAATTCCGAATGTAAAGCAGCTTTGTTAACAGATGCAAATGCCGATATTGAGACCGAAGATGTGGTCGCATATGCAAGAATGGCAGAAAAAATGTTTCATTTGCCCATTTTTTACTTAGAATATAGTGGTCAATACGGTGATTCTAGTCTAGTAAAGAAAGTAAGTAGTGTATTAGAAGAAACAACGTTATTCTACGGTGGCGGCATTCAGTCTGCAGAGCAAGCCGCAGAGATGGCAGGCGTATCGGATGTCGTTGTCGTGGGAAATGTGATATATGATAATTTAAAGGAAGCTTTAAAAACGGTAGAAGCCGTCAAACAAACAACAAGATAA
- the pcrA gene encoding DNA helicase PcrA, translating to MQYLSEKLLTGMNPPQKEAVQATDGPLLIMAGAGSGKTRVLTHRIAYLMVEKRVSPYNILAITFTNKAAREMKERVNRILGGAGEDVWISTFHSMCVRILRRDIDRIGFSRNFTILDSSDQQSVVKSILKEKNIDPKKFDPRALLGMISSAKNELMKAEEYSKQAGSYFDQVASDVYTEYEKRLKKNQALDFDDLIMTTINLFQRVPEVLEFYQRKFQYIHVDEYQDTNRAQYMLVKLLASRFQNLCVVGDSDQSIYRWRGADIANILSFEKDYPRARSIFLEQNYRSTKRILLAANNVIEKNLNRKPKNLWTENTEGEKIAYFRADNQQSEAQFVAGKIKELVDGGKRKYSQFAILYRTNAQSRVMEEVLLKSNIEYTIVGGTKFYDRKEIKDILAYLRLVSNPDDDISLQRIINVPKRGIGSGSIDKIARYAQTNDLSMFQALAEADFIGLSPKITSGVLQFRELIHKYTQMQEYLSVTELVEEVLEKAGYREMLKAEKSIESQSRLENIDEFLSVTKSFEESSEDKSLVAFLTDLALVADIDSLDKEEKVQDAVVLMTLHSAKGLEFPVVFLMGMEEGVFPHSRSLMEEDEMEEERRLAYVGITRAEEELFITNAQMRTLYGRTNMNPVSRFISEIPSDLLEEVGKEKPISGGSLFQGRANQPRRQPVSRPVQNTTGGEKVGWQVGDKAEHKKWGTGTVVSVKGQGDSMELDIAFPSPVGIKRLLAKFAPVQKV from the coding sequence ATGCAATATTTATCTGAGAAATTATTAACCGGGATGAATCCTCCGCAAAAAGAAGCTGTACAAGCAACAGATGGTCCACTTCTTATCATGGCAGGAGCTGGATCGGGAAAAACACGTGTGTTAACTCATCGCATTGCGTATTTAATGGTGGAAAAGCGAGTTAGTCCTTACAATATATTAGCGATTACATTTACGAATAAGGCCGCTCGTGAAATGAAAGAACGTGTGAACAGAATACTAGGTGGAGCTGGAGAAGACGTGTGGATTTCGACCTTTCACTCCATGTGTGTGCGTATCTTACGTCGCGACATTGATCGAATAGGTTTTAGTAGAAATTTTACGATTTTAGATTCGTCTGATCAGCAGTCCGTGGTGAAATCGATTTTAAAAGAGAAGAACATTGACCCGAAGAAATTTGATCCGCGCGCCCTACTGGGGATGATTTCATCTGCTAAAAATGAACTAATGAAAGCAGAAGAATATAGCAAACAAGCTGGTAGCTATTTTGATCAAGTAGCGAGCGATGTGTATACAGAGTACGAGAAGCGCCTAAAGAAAAATCAGGCATTGGATTTTGATGACCTAATTATGACGACGATTAACTTATTTCAACGAGTTCCAGAGGTGCTGGAATTTTACCAACGTAAATTTCAATACATTCATGTTGATGAGTATCAAGATACAAACCGGGCACAATATATGCTCGTAAAATTATTGGCGTCTCGTTTTCAGAATCTCTGTGTGGTTGGGGACTCAGATCAATCAATTTATCGGTGGCGCGGTGCGGATATTGCCAATATTTTATCCTTTGAAAAAGATTACCCGAGAGCGCGTTCGATTTTCCTTGAACAAAACTATCGGTCGACAAAACGGATTTTGCTTGCCGCAAATAATGTAATTGAGAAAAACCTAAACCGTAAGCCGAAAAACTTATGGACTGAAAATACAGAAGGTGAAAAAATTGCCTATTTCCGTGCGGATAATCAGCAAAGTGAAGCTCAGTTTGTTGCAGGGAAAATTAAAGAATTGGTTGATGGAGGTAAACGGAAGTATTCTCAATTTGCGATTTTGTACCGGACCAATGCTCAGTCAAGGGTAATGGAGGAAGTACTATTAAAGTCAAATATTGAGTATACAATTGTCGGTGGAACCAAGTTCTACGATCGTAAAGAAATTAAAGATATTTTAGCTTATTTACGATTAGTTTCGAATCCAGATGATGATATTAGCTTACAACGAATCATTAATGTCCCTAAAAGGGGGATTGGATCGGGCTCCATAGACAAAATTGCTCGGTATGCACAAACAAATGACTTATCCATGTTTCAAGCATTGGCTGAGGCTGACTTCATTGGATTAAGTCCAAAAATTACGAGTGGTGTTCTTCAATTTAGAGAGTTGATTCATAAGTACACGCAAATGCAGGAATACTTGTCGGTAACGGAGCTTGTTGAAGAAGTGCTCGAAAAAGCTGGTTATCGAGAAATGTTAAAAGCAGAAAAATCAATTGAATCACAAAGTCGTTTAGAAAATATCGACGAGTTTTTATCTGTTACCAAAAGCTTTGAAGAGAGTAGTGAGGATAAGAGTCTGGTAGCCTTTTTAACGGATTTAGCTTTAGTTGCCGATATTGATTCGCTAGATAAAGAAGAGAAAGTCCAAGATGCAGTTGTCTTGATGACTCTCCACTCTGCAAAGGGTCTAGAGTTTCCAGTTGTCTTCTTAATGGGAATGGAAGAAGGAGTATTCCCTCACAGCCGGTCCCTGATGGAAGAAGATGAGATGGAAGAAGAGAGACGTTTAGCTTATGTAGGAATTACACGGGCAGAAGAAGAGCTTTTTATTACGAATGCTCAGATGCGAACTCTATACGGCCGAACGAATATGAATCCTGTTTCACGATTTATAAGTGAAATCCCAAGCGATTTACTTGAAGAGGTAGGCAAAGAGAAGCCTATCTCAGGTGGTTCTCTTTTCCAAGGAAGAGCGAATCAGCCTCGCAGGCAGCCGGTGAGCCGCCCGGTACAAAACACAACAGGTGGAGAAAAAGTCGGTTGGCAAGTGGGCGATAAAGCTGAGCATAAAAAATGGGGAACGGGAACGGTCGTTAGTGTGAAAGGCCAGGGTGATTCTATGGAATTAGATATCGCTTTTCCAAGTCCTGTAGGCATCAAGCGATTGCTGGCGAAATTCGCTCCGGTTCAAAAAGTATAA